One window from the genome of Eucalyptus grandis isolate ANBG69807.140 chromosome 7, ASM1654582v1, whole genome shotgun sequence encodes:
- the LOC120295999 gene encoding uncharacterized mitochondrial protein AtMg00860-like: protein MMNKPPAQGRVYAVTRRQVENSPDVVTGMVSLNDHVAYALFDPEATHSFIAEQYVVIDLIILAMLDQFVIVFINDIRVYSRSPEKHERHLRTVLQTLRDHGLNANFTKCEFWLSCVAFLGHVISGEGISMDSTKIEAMINWLRPMRVTEIRSFLGLAGYYRRFVEGFSAIAMPLTRLLKKEEKFIWTDKCKRSF from the exons ATGATGAACAAGCctccagcacaaggaagggtgtatgctgTCACTCGACGGCAGGTAGAGAACTCACCAGACGTGGTCACAGGTATGGTCTCATTGAACGACCAtgttgcttatgctttatttgaccctgaAGCCACGCATTCATTTATTGCTGAGCAATACGTGGTCATAGATTTGATTATcttagccat GTTGGATCAATTCGTGATAGTGTTCATCAACGACATCCGGGTGTACTCAAGAAGTCCTGAGAAGCACGAAAGGCATTTAAGGACAGTGCTTCAGACTCTGCGAGATCATGGACTGAACGCTAATTTTactaagtgcgagttttggctaAGTTGTGTagctttcctaggtcacgtgatttctgGTGAAGGGATTTCCATGGACTCGACTAAGATCGAAGCAATGATTAACTGGCTGAGACCAATGAgagtgacagagatcagaagtttcttGGGATTAGCCGGTTATTATAGACGattcgtggaaggattttcagcaaTAGCCATGCCTCTAACTCGACtactaaagaaggaagaaaagttcaTATGGACAGATAAGTGCAAGCGTAGTTTTTAA